ATGTTTGGAGACAGCCTGAAATTAACCAAAAATTATGATTCTTGGTGGTGTTATATTCCTCATTTTGTGCATTCACCCTTTTATTGTTATGCTTATAGTTATGGACAATTACTTGTATTAGCGCTTTTTGGTTTGTATAAATCTCAAAAAACACCTCGTATGAGGGCAAAATTTATTCAAAAATATACAGATTTTCTTTCCCTTGGTGGAAGCAAAAGTCCTAAAGATTTAATTGCTTCATTTGGCTTTAACCTTGAGAGTGATAAATTTTGGCTTATAGGTATGGCTGAAGTGCAAAAAATGCTTGATGAGTTTAAGGAGTTGGTTAATGCACAAAATTCTCTTTCACCCACATTTTAAATTAATCGTGGATACTTATGCTAAAGACACTTTAATGTTTCTTGTGCAAGAGGGCATAAATTTTAATCTTTTATGCGATATAAAGCGCATAAGTTTTTCACCATCGCTACCAGATGAGATTAGTAGCACCTTTAATGACATTACACTTTTTGTGCTTGCTGGCTATACCTTTGAGAGCATTGAGCTAAGGAATGAAGATATTACTTTTGAGGCAGGTTTTGGTAACGAAAATATTGGAAGCTTGGTAAGTATTCCTTATGGGGGCATTGTGCAAATATTACTTCACGATAACGATTTATTACGTGAGATTCCATTATTTACCAATGTAAGCCACCCTTGCTTTTATAATCTTTCTCCAGAAGAGATAGAACAAATTACTTTTGTGCAGCAAGAAGGCTTAGAACAATCAAGTCTTGCATTTGCTTCTAGCTTGCAAAATAGCAGATTTTTTAAAAAATAATTAACCTTTTAAGGGAGAGTATAAATGAAATATGTTAAGATTGCTAACCCACATTTTAAAAACTTTAGAAAAAGGGGGTGCTATGGACAAAGTGCATCTTGAAGCTTTTACTTTTGAGGCAGGTGTAGATTATTTGCCTTATTATAAAAAATTTGTATTTCGCTTTAATCAAAACCAAACACTTAAAGATATACTCCACTTTCTTAAAAGCGAAATAGAGGGCTATGGCTGCGATACAAATGCTTTGGCGTTGCGTATTAATGGCATAGCAGTTTTTGAAGACATTGATATTATTGAGCTTATACAACAATTTGGTGAGCAATGGCAGATTGAACCTCTTAGCACTTATTATGCTTCTAAAGACTTGCTTTTTGATAGGCAAATGTTATGGAAACGATACGAATCATTTTTCGTATGGGCAGATTTTTTGAGTGTGGAAGAGAGAGAAGAGTTTGAAAAATATCTTGCTCTTAATTTGATTACCCCTATGAAAAATGACATATATTTAGGCGATGGCTTTTTCCTGTATCTTAAATGGATTCTCTCTCGCCACCCAGATAGAATCAAAGCCATTCGCGAATGGATTCTTGATACGCAAAGTGGCATATTGAATTTTGTGAGTCTTGCAGATATGGTATATCCACGTGCCAATGCGATTGATGAGGAGATATGGGAGTTTATGAGAGATATTGTATTTTCTTCAGAATCTCAACAATGGAAGCATCTATACACACTTAAAGTTCAAAAATAAAAGATAGAGGTGGAGTAATGAAATATATTATTTATGATAAATATGAAAATGCACAGGCATTACTTTGTAGCGTTAAGGAGCTTTTTGCACAACTTAAACTAGAAGTGCTCACTCCTCCAGTGTCATTGGCTGATTGTGGGGGATATTGGGCACGATTAGTGCAAAAAGATGATTTGATACGCAATGTTGCCTATAATCTTGCTCTTGCAAATGCCCAAAATGCTACGCTTGTATTTTTAGAAGAAGATGCTTACGCAAACGCTCTATATGTTAAAACAATCATAGAATCTGATTTGAAACTTATGCGTCAAATTGAGACAGAATATCTTCATAAGTTCAATTTACTTTATGATAGTAAAGTGCAAATGAGTTATTTGCCTGATTTGCTTAATGGGTGCGATGTGAATGCGTTAATTTGTAAAAAATTTACGACATTTTCATCTGTAATACTTCGTGGCGCATATCAAGCACATTTGTCCAAAAGCACCAATCATAGAATTTATGAGCAAATTGATTTAAAATGTATTGACACACCCATTTCTTATCAATATTATGCACATTTGCTCAATGTCAATCCACAGAGTGCATTTTATAATGGCGCGAAGCTTTTTTTTGATTTAGCAGATTTGGGCATAGATTTTATTTTGAGTCATTCACTTAGTCAATTTAATATGCTTGATGCACAGCGTGCGCAGCTTTGTAAAGCATATAATCGTGATAATATCGCCTTACCCATTCTCTTTTTGCCTCAAATTTTGCTTTTAGCATTTGGTGAAAAGGATAAAACTAAGCTTGGCTTTGCATATCATAAACAAAAGGTGGAGTTGATATAAATGCAAATATTTCTTAAATTTCTTCTTGCGGCGATTGTTGGTTCAACTTGGTATCATTTTGGCGGAGGAGATTCGGCAATGGCATTGATATTTTTCTTTGTCATTTTAGGTGTGTTATTTATGAAGCCTATTCGCTATCAAGACCCTAAGAGGCGAGAGGAATATATGCAAAGAATACGTGATAGTAGAGAGCGTAAAATTGCGCTTGAAAATGAGCGCTTAGAGGAATTAAAGCGTCTTAAAAAGAATGCGCTTGAGCAAGAAGAAAAGCTTAAAAAGGATTTTGAACAACGAATTAATAAACGTTAAATTAAATTTTTGCTACAATAGTGTTTAAATCAATAAAAAGGGACAGATTCACAATGGAAATCGTGTTATTACTTATCGCTGGCGTGGTAGTGTATTTTCTTTACAATACTTTACAAGAATACCTTAAAAACCCTCTTCATCAGAATCCACAATTTAATACAAGTCGCATAGACAATACGCCGATAGATTTTAAAAATCCTTATCAAGAAATGACACAAATTGACAAAGTAAAATCAAGCGAATTTGGTGTGTTAGCTGCGATTTTAGGACGCGTAGTGTGGAGTGATGAGAAAATGTGCCCACTTGAAGAACAGCTTGTTGATGAAATGCTTACAGATATGGCGCAAGAGGCAAAGAATCCAAAAATGAGCAAGGAAGAGCTCAAAGATATACTCATAGAACAAAAATCTTCAAATATTACCCTTGAAGAGTTGTGTGATGAATATGTAATGCTTACAAAAGGTGAGTATAAAAAACGTTTAAAAGTTGTAGAGTTTTTATTTGTCATCGCTTATGCTGATGGTTCGCTTGCAGAAAGTGAGCGTGATTGCATTATTGATATTGCGGCATTGTTTGAAATCTCCAATGAGGATTTTAATACTCTTTTTGAGCAATTTGAGCAAGAGTATGCTAAAGAAATATCAATGAATAAAGAAAGGGCAAAAGAAATTTTTGATATAAAAGATGAAGATATAACAAAGGAAAGTTTAGCACGCAAATATAATGAGCTTATCAAAAGTGCCAAACAAAATATTTTTGACAATAAAAATATCAATAAAAGCTTTCATAATACTTCGCTTATACAGATTAAGGAGATTGATAGAGCTTATACATTGCTTTTAGAATCTTTCGCCGATAGCAGCTCTTCAGCAGAAGATTCCAAAGAAAGAAATAAAGAAAAAGTTACGAAAAAAGAGGATAAGGCGGACAAAGGTTGGGATTTTTAGGAATAGAGTTTGCTTTGATGTTGTAACCTTGATGGAGGATTCAATATGGATATTACAAAAATTAACCACAATGGTGGTGTGCAAGGTATGCTTGCTAATATTTATAATGTAGAAAATCAGCCAAGAAATGCAAATGAAAGTAAGGAAAGCGAACAAAAGCTTAATGGCGTAGATAGTGTGCATAATAAAGATAAAAGCATACAATCTTTGCAATCTGCAGATATTTCTAGACGCATAGAAGATAGATTCTCTCCTTCCCAAGAGCTTAAAAAAGCTCGTGAGATTGGCGGAGAGCTTGAGGGAGGTTTTAGAGATAAAACTTCATTTGAGAATCTCTCCGATACGCTCAAAAAAGAAGGTTTGATTAATAGCAATGAAAGAGTAGCAATGGAGTATTTAAAAAATCATTCATCAAAAGTAAGCTTTGATGAATTTGATAAAATTGCCGCAAATGATAATCACAGCAAAGAAATGCAAGGATTGATAGATTCTGTGCTGAATAAGATGAAATTTGTTGATAATGTCAATGGTGGAATTTTCTAATCTCTATAAAGGAGAGTGTTGCCACTAAAATCTTGTAGTCGCGCACTTATGTTTTCAAGATAAAAAATTGCAAAATGAGGGTGGGCAGGATTATTATCAAAGATTTGGGCTACTCGCTCGTATTTTGCCATTAATGCTTCTTTTGCATCAAGATGATTAACAATACGTGCCTCGCCTCTAATGCGCAATGAAAGAATATCCGCTGTGCTGATACATATTTCTACTCCTGCGTGTTGCTCAATATGTTTGCAAAGATTTTTGTTTTTAGAAGTCCCAAAATAAATCTTACCATTATGGAGAATATGGGAGATTATCGGACGCACTCGTGGATTCCCACAAGTGCCCTTAGTAGCAAGATACAGGACACCTAAATCCAAAATCTTGCCAATTTCTGTGAGCGTAAGACTTTCCATTTTGCGTCTATTTTATTGCTGCTAGAGCTTTTTCATAATTTGGTTCTTGCGTGATTTCCTCACAAATCTCTGTATAAATCACTTTTCCTTGAGGGTCAATTATAAGCACTGCACGCGTAAGTAGCCCCACAAGCGGAGAAGATTGTAAGAGTAAGCCATAAGCCTTGCCAAAATCTTTTGTTACAAAATCACTCAAAGTAGAGAGATTCTCTATACTTTCGGTGCTACAAAATCTCCCTTGTGCAAAAGGTAAATCCATTGAAACCACATATACATTTGCATTTTGCAATGTAGCGGCTTCTTGATTGAAACGTCTTGTTTGTGTTGCACATACACCTGTATCAAGGCTTGGCACGACATTAATGATTTGATACTTTCCGCTTGCCCCACCTATTTGCACCTGTGATAGGTCTTTTGCAGTAAGTTTGACTTGAGGAGCGTTATCGCCAACTTTAATTGTATTTGCACTTAATTGCGCTGGAGTGCCTTTAAATTTTACTTCCATTTTAGTCCTTTTTATTTATTTAATGTATCTTTTGATACAATCAAGTATTCTAACCAAAGGGAGTTAATTGATTACTAAATGTTACTTACTTGATACCTCTATTATTCTTGATGATACACAAAATATTATCTTTTTGTGGCAAAACGCACAAAATGAGCTTTTTATATCTGATGTTGTTATTGAAGAGCTTGATAAAAAGAAAGATTTACAAAATGAAACAGGTTTCTTTGCACGTGAGTTTTTTCGCTGCATTAATAGTGAAAGTGTAGAGAATGAAAAGATTGCACAGAATAGCTCAAGCAATGAAGTGCTAATGCGCATTGCTAAAGATAACAATGACTTTATTCAAACTCTCCTTTTTAAATATGAGAATTTTGCTATTCCTTTTACACTTATTTATCGTCCAAAATATAAACTTTTACCACAAGAGCATAGTTATAATGATTCTAAACTCATTGAAATTGCGCGAGATTATAAACTCGTGCTTTTAAGCAATGATATTTCGCTCAAAGTGCGCGCTCAAGCACAAGGTGTTTGTGCCCAATCACTTTTTCGTGATAGGGTTGAGAATCCAAGTGATATTGATTTTTGGACATCTTTTGAGGTGCATAAAGATACGCCTTTGGAGCATTTAAAAGATAATACAAAATTTCAGAATCTTACACAATGGAGTCTTATCCAAATTGATGAAATGGATAATACAGATAATTCATTGTATAAAACAGGTAAGAGAATCTTTGGACTTAAGATAGGTGAGGCATTTGAGGAACTCAATCTTGATGAGATTCTTAAAAATCACCAACCTTATATTATGCCTATTAACTTAGAGCAAAAAATGTTTTATGCACTCCTCACACACGCACAAAATAATCTCACTATTGCCACAGGTTCAACAGGAAGTGGTAAAACGCTTATAGCACTTCAAGCAGGTATTACTCTTGTCAAAAATGGTGTAGTTGATGGTATTATCTATATGCGTAATACAATTACTGCAAATGATAAAGAAGCGGAGCTTGGTTATCGTAAGGGAGATGAGAATCAAAAATTGGGATATTTTATGTATCCGCTTTATGGTGCTATAAATTTTACTATTGATAAACTTCAAGAAAGCTCACTTGCCAAACGCATTGAATATCGTGGCGAGGTTAATGGCATACAAAAGCAAGATGCAACTGAATATTTCCTCCAAAAGCATAAAATTGAAATAGTGGATATTGCTCACGCACGAGGGATTAGTATTGGTAATAAATTTGTTATTTTTGATGAAGTGCAAAATGCTTCAAATGCTACGATTAAACTTATTGGCACGCGTATAGGTGAGGGGAGTAAGATTGTATTTTTGGGAGATTGGGCGCAGATTGACCACCCATATTTGAGCAAGTTTCGTAATGGTGCATTAAGCTTGCTCACTAAGGCACTTAGAGATGATTTTATCGCCGGGATTCACTTACATCAAACTATACGAAGTGATGTGGCAAGCTGGTTTGGGGAGAATTTTTGAAAAAGTCATTATTTAGAATCTGTTTTATTTTGCTTATATCAAGTATCACGATGTATGGTGCGCGCCCTATGATTAATGATGATGCACGCGTGGTAGATAGACACTCCTGCCAACTTGAAACTTGGGGATTATATAATGGCGATATAGCTGAATATTGGATAGTGCCCGGTTGTAATTTGTTTCTTGATATGGAAATAAGTTTGGGTGGAATGATGAGTAATGCGCCCATTCAGCAGGGGTTAGCTGATGAAAGATTTGGCGGAAGACAGCTTGTAACAGGAGTAAAAAAGATTTTCAAAGATGTAGAATCTGATGGATATAGTTTTGGTTTGGCATTAGGCAATGTTTATAATTTTAAACGTTCTAAATACAGAAATGAATATTATATATATGCTCCTATAAGTGCAGCTTTTTTTGATAATACTTTGCTTTTGCATTCCAATATTGGCTACAAGCTTAAGCGTGATAATGGAGATAGACAAATTTATAATGTTGGCTTAGGATTAGAGCAGGAAGTGAGCCAAAGACTATGGATTCTTGGGGAATTTTTTTATGAGCGGTTTGATACACTCAAATACCAGTTGGGGCTTAGAATCTGGCTTATCCAAGATAGAATTCAACTTGATGGCACTTATGGTAATGCCTTTTCAGGGAGAGAGAGCTGGGTATCTTTAGGATTGCGATTCTTGTCTCCACCAATATTTTAATTGTATATTCAAACACAAGGATAAAGATGAAAAATTATATATTGATGTATTTATTATGGCTAGTTATGGCAATTTTTATACAAGCTTGTGCGTCTTTGGGAGTGCAAAAACCTCTTGTATATAATGTGCAGGTAGGAAGCTTTAGTAATGTAGAGAATGCTGGACAATTAGTAGATTCTCTTAATCAGAAAGGACTTGATGCATTTTTGTTCAAAGAAGATAATATGTATAAAGTGCGCTTTGGGAATTACAAAAATTTTGATCACGCAAAAACACAGGCACAAATATATAAAGAACAAGGGCTTATAGGCGAGTTTTTTGTCCTCTCTCCTCAAAAATATGCACACAAAAATGATACAAAATATAAAAAATCAAAGAATATAAGAGATGATATTGTAGAGAGTGCTCATCAGTATCTTGGTGTGCCATATAAATGGGGCGGCACTTCAGAATCTGGTTTTGACTGCAGTGGGCTAACACATTCTGTATATCGTCTCAATGGTATTTCACTCCCTCGTTCATCGTATGAACAATATAATGAGGGAGATTCTATCAGCAAGAGCAAACTCAAAAAAGGCGATTTGGTATTTTTCATTACCAATAGGGGTAAGAGGGTGAATCACGTGGGTATTTATATCGGCAATGATGAGTTTATCCACGCTCCGAGTAAAGGAAAAGTAGTGAGTAAGGCGCGTTTAGATTCTACTTATTGGACTAAAGCCTATAAAGGTGCAAGGAGCTATTTTTAAATTGATATTTATCAATTTATGTTATTATGCGGGTTTTACAAAAAGGAGTCAAAATGAAATTTCTTCGCTACTTTGAATATGCTGTTATGATGCCCAAAAAACTTAAGAAAGTTTATGACAAACTCAATGCCCAAGATAGAAATTTTAGCTCTTTGAGCACTTTACTTTCTGCTCAAATGGCAGCACATAGAAATAATTTAGATGTAGTGCTAGAGCTCTCAAGGGCTTTTATTACTCCAAAAATGATACACAATACAGACAATGCTTTAAAATATCTTTCCCTTGTAAGACCATTCCGCCACCATTCTTTTAAATTTGTGCGTATAGGTGGAACTGCCGATGGTGGATATTGTTTATTATGCCCCCCCCCCCATTAAAAGCGATTCTCTCCCAAAATGTGTTTCATTAGGCGTATCTGATTATTCTCCCTTTGATTTAGAAATGGCAGATATGGGTTATGAAGTACTTGAATATGATGCGAGTATAAAATCTTCTCCTTATCCCAATCATCCAAGGATAAAATTTTTTAAGAAATTCGTAGGCGCTGTGGAATCTCACAATACCACTACGCTTATACAAATTATTAATGAAAATAAATTTGATGAAAGAGCACATAATATATTGCAATGTGATATTGAAGATGCTGAATGGGAACTACTTGAAAACATTGATATAAGCCTTCTTGCAAAATATTTCCCTCAAATACTTTTTGAATTTCATAATTGTAACCCAGATGATGAAGCATTGACGCAAAGACGTTTAGCTGTATTGGCAAAATTAAATGAATACTATTGCCCTATTCATACACATTTTAATCATAATGGGGGGCTTTTGTTTGCTCAAAATCTACTTTTTTCTTCCTTGCTTGAAGTATCTTATTTGCGCAAAGATTTAATACCAAATAATGCAGAGCCATTAATAGGAAGCGCGACACTTCCAAATTTGGATTATCCTAATATTCCACATTACCCAGATATTCCTGTGATATTTGGATAATGGATTGCTCTTAAGGGTTAGATTCTCTCATAAGGGGCAATAAGCACCCTTTATGAATGTTATTTGTTGAGTGATTTTTCTACTTCTACGACTTTTTGCCAAGTGGCAATAACAGAATCAGGATTAAGTGAAATAGAGCTAATACCTTCTTTGACAAGAAATTCAGTAACTTCAGGGTAATCACTCGGAGCTTGCCCACAAATACCAACATATTTGTTATGACGCTTACACGATTCTATGGCTTTTTTAAACATTGCAAACATTGCAGGATTGCGCTCATCAAAGATATGGCTTACGAGTTGTCCATCTCTATCTACACCGAGCGTGAGTTGGGTTAAGTCATTTGAGCCAATTGAGAATCCATCAAACATATTTAAAAATTCATCAGCCAAAATCACATTCACAGGCAATTCGCACATAACATAAATTTCTAAATCATTTTTGCCAGATTCTAATCCGTTACGCCGCATAATTTCAAGCACCTTTTTTCCTTCCTCTGGTGTGCGCAAAAATGGAATCATCACTTTCATATTCGTAAGCCCCATTTCATTGCGCACCATTGCAAGAGCCTGACATTCCCATTCAAAAGCTATACGATATTGGTCAGAATAATATCTGCTTGCCCCGCGATAGCCAAGCATTGGATTCTCTTCGTGTGGTTCATACGCCATTCCACCTAGCATACCACGATATTCATTTGATTTAAAATCACTTGTGCGCACTATAACAGGATTAGGATAGAAAGCCGAACAAATCATACCGATACCTTCAGCAATTTTCTTTGTAAAAAAATCTTTTGGATTTTCATAACCAGATATTATTTTCTCAATTTCTGATTTTTCTTTCAAGCCTTTGGTGTTACCATTTTGAATATCAAGGAGGGCAAGAGGGTGTGCCTTGATTTGATTAAGCACGATAAGTTCCATACGCGCTAAGCCTACGCCGTGATTTGGAATCTGCGAGAAACCAAATGCTTTTTCAGGGTTGCCTACATTCATATAAATTTTAGTTTTTGGATTTCCAAGATTATCAAGCTCAATGCTCTCAATTTCATATTCGTGAATGCCATCATAGATATAGCCCTCTTCGCCTTCTGCACAAGAGATTGTAACCTCCATACCGCTATATAGTCTATCTGTTGCTCCAATAGCTCCTACAATCGCAGGCACACCTATTTCTCTAGCAACAATCGCCGCGTGGCAAGTGCGCCCACCACGATTAGTGATAACTGCTGCAGCTTTTTTCATCGCTGGCTCCCAATCTGGGTCAGTATTATCGGTTACAAGAATCTCACCTTCTTTGAAGCTATCCATATGTTCTATGTCGTTGATAATACGCACTTTTCCTGAACCGATTTTACCCCCTATGGCTTTTCCTACGAGGATAATTTCTTTTTTGACTTCGGGATTGACAAATTTAAACTTTTCTAGCTTTTGCCCATTACCTTTTTTATTTTTTTGACTTTGCACTGTTTCTGGGCGGGCTTGAACGATGAAAATTTCGCCACTATCGCCATCTTTTGCCCATTCCATATCCATAGGGCGATATTCTCCTGCCTCTTTTGTATAATGCTCCTCAATTTTTATCGCATAACGCGCAAGTGTAAGAATATCTGTATCGCTAATAGAAAAAGTTTTCATCTCGCGTTGAGTTGTTTTGATATTTTTGGTAGGGTGTTCGCTTCCACGTGGTGCATAAACCATTTTTTGATGTTTGTGTCCAAGCTGACGTTTAATAATAGGACGTTTTCCCTCTTTGAGTGTGGGCTTAAACACATAAAATTCATCAGGATTGACCGTGCCGCCTACGACATTTTCGCCAAGTCCCCAAGATGAAGTGATAAAGACAGCATCTTTAAAACCTGTTTCTGTATCAATACTAAACATTACCCCTGCACTTCCTTTGTCTGCACGCACCATTTTTTGCACTCCCACAGAAAGAGCAACTTTAAAATGGTCAAATCCTCTTGAAGCACGATAGCTTACAGCTCTATCAGTAAAGAGCGAAGCAAGGCAAGATTTGATGTAATGTATAAGCTCTGTTTTGCCTTTTACATTGAGATAAGTATCTTGTTGTCCAGCAAAACTCGCATCGGGCAAATCTTCGGCTGTTGCAGAGCTACGTACAGCTACATCAGCCTCTTTCATACCATATTCAGCACTTAAAATCTCATATGCTTGAAAAATCTCTTTGCGCAAATCATCAGGAAAGGGTGTGCCAAAGATAAGTTCGCGGATTTTTTTAGAACGTGTTTTAAGCACATCTATTTCAGTTACATCAACACCATCAAGCAAATTAATAATTGTCTGTCTAATACCACCAGAATCTAACAGATACCAATATGCTTCACTTGTGATAGCAAAACCATTAGGGACTTTAATACCCTCGCTCACAAGTTCTTGAAACATTTCACCTATACTTGCATTTTTACCGCCTACAATCGGCACATCTTTATTGTTGAGTTCTTTAAAAAACTTAATATATTTCATACGCTGTACCTTACATTGTTATTTTATAACTAGAGCGAATATTGTAGTTAATCAAAGTTTATCCCAAACTTAAAAAGTGTAATTCTCAAACAAAAGCGAAAAAAAGCATAAGTTGTGATAAAATCTACACTTTTTAATTTTAGCAATGATTGAGGTGGCAATGACAAGTATTACACATCTTTTGAGCGAGATTCAAGATATTGATGAGGCTTTAAGAGTTCATAAGCTTTCAAAACAAGATTATGAGGAGATTCTTAAGATTTTACAGCGTCCCCCAAATCTTATAGAGTTAGGGATTTTTTCGGCAATGTGGAGTGAGCATTGTAGTTACAAATCAAGCAAAAAGTATCTTAATGGATTCCCTACGAAAGCTCCTTGGGTTGTGCAAGGACCGGGTGAAAATGCAGGCATAATAGATATTGGAGATAATCTTTGTGCAGTTTTTAAGATAGAATCCCATAATCACCCGAGTTTCATTGAGCCTCACGCGGGGGCTGCTACTGGCGTAGGTGGGATTATGCGCGATATTTTCACAATGGGAGCGCGTCCGATAGCTTTGCTTAATTCTATTCGTTTTGGCGATGTGAATGACCAAGGAGCACTTGGCAAAAAACATCGCTATTTGCTACGAGGTGTGGTAGAGGGCATAGGGAGCTATGGAAATTGTATGGGAGTGCCGACTATCGGGGGTGAAATGAGCTTTGAATCTTGCTATAATGGCAATATTTTAGTCAATGCGTTTTGTCTAGGATTGGTCAAAAAAGATGAGATTTTTTATGGCAAGGCTGAAGGCGTGGGGAATCCTGTTATTTATGTGGGAAGTAAAACAGGACGCGATGGCTTAGGTGGGGCAGTGATGAGCAGTGATAGTTTTAGCTCCACTTCAAAGGCTATGCGCTCTGCAGTGCAAATAGGCGACCCATTTGCAGAAAAACTCTTGCTTGAAGCGTGTTTGGAGCTTTTTAGGCAAGATTTAATTGTCGGCATTCAAGATATGGGTGCAGCTGGGCTCACAAGCTCAAGTTTTGAGATGGCAGGACGCAGTGGCAGTGGTATGATTATGCACCTTGATAAAGTGCCTATGCGTGAAGAGGGAATGAATCCCTACGAATTAATGCTAAGCGAATCTCAAGAGAGAATGCTCATTTGTGCGAAAAAAGGCTGTGAGCAGCAGATATTAGATATATTTGCTAAATGGGAAGTAGATGCAGCAATTATTGGAGAAGTTACAAAAAGTGGCGTTATGGAACTTTTTTGGGACGGAGAGAAGTGTGCGGAGATTCCTATCAAGGAACTAAGTGAAAAGACTCCTATGCTTGATATGCCTGTGCGCCCTCTAGTGCTCCAAACTCATAAGGCTAATCAGCTCAAAACATCTCTAGGTGTGCAAGAAATTTTTATAACCTTGCTTGAAAGCGTAGAGGTTGCAAATAAAAAGTGGGTGTATAGCCAATATGATAGTAGTGTGCAAAGCAACACTATTACTCCTGCAGGGAGTGGCGATGCAAGTATGATACGCATAAAGGGCACAAAGAGTGCATTGAGTATGAGTGTAGATTGCAATATGCGTTATTGTTACCTTGACCCAAGAGAGGGGGCAAAGATTGCGGTAGCTACTTCTGGGAGAAATTCCATTGTCAATGGGGCAAAGCCTTTAGCGATTAGTGATTGTCTCAATTTTGGCTCACCACATAATCCTGAAGTAATGTGGGCATTTAAAGAAGTGTGTGAGGGCATTAAGGAATCTTGCAAAGTCTTAAATACTCCTGTGGTAAGCGGCAATGTTTCTTTGCATAATCAAAGTGATGGCGTAGATATTTATCCCACGCCTTCCATTGTAAGTGTGGGCTTGATAGATGATGTAAGTAAGGTAGTGCGCTCAACATTCCAAACACAAGGTAATATGCTTGTCCTACTTGGTGAAATCAAAGCTGAATTTGGTGGTTCTTTAGCACAAAAGATTCTGGAAGGGCATATTTATGGACAGATTCCAAGTATTGATTTGGCACGCGAGCTTACTTTATGGCATCTCA
This DNA window, taken from Helicobacter sp. MIT 21-1697, encodes the following:
- the ppsA gene encoding pyruvate, water dikinase → MKYIKFFKELNNKDVPIVGGKNASIGEMFQELVSEGIKVPNGFAITSEAYWYLLDSGGIRQTIINLLDGVDVTEIDVLKTRSKKIRELIFGTPFPDDLRKEIFQAYEILSAEYGMKEADVAVRSSATAEDLPDASFAGQQDTYLNVKGKTELIHYIKSCLASLFTDRAVSYRASRGFDHFKVALSVGVQKMVRADKGSAGVMFSIDTETGFKDAVFITSSWGLGENVVGGTVNPDEFYVFKPTLKEGKRPIIKRQLGHKHQKMVYAPRGSEHPTKNIKTTQREMKTFSISDTDILTLARYAIKIEEHYTKEAGEYRPMDMEWAKDGDSGEIFIVQARPETVQSQKNKKGNGQKLEKFKFVNPEVKKEIILVGKAIGGKIGSGKVRIINDIEHMDSFKEGEILVTDNTDPDWEPAMKKAAAVITNRGGRTCHAAIVAREIGVPAIVGAIGATDRLYSGMEVTISCAEGEEGYIYDGIHEYEIESIELDNLGNPKTKIYMNVGNPEKAFGFSQIPNHGVGLARMELIVLNQIKAHPLALLDIQNGNTKGLKEKSEIEKIISGYENPKDFFTKKIAEGIGMICSAFYPNPVIVRTSDFKSNEYRGMLGGMAYEPHEENPMLGYRGASRYYSDQYRIAFEWECQALAMVRNEMGLTNMKVMIPFLRTPEEGKKVLEIMRRNGLESGKNDLEIYVMCELPVNVILADEFLNMFDGFSIGSNDLTQLTLGVDRDGQLVSHIFDERNPAMFAMFKKAIESCKRHNKYVGICGQAPSDYPEVTEFLVKEGISSISLNPDSVIATWQKVVEVEKSLNK
- a CDS encoding NlpC/P60 family protein translates to MKNYILMYLLWLVMAIFIQACASLGVQKPLVYNVQVGSFSNVENAGQLVDSLNQKGLDAFLFKEDNMYKVRFGNYKNFDHAKTQAQIYKEQGLIGEFFVLSPQKYAHKNDTKYKKSKNIRDDIVESAHQYLGVPYKWGGTSESGFDCSGLTHSVYRLNGISLPRSSYEQYNEGDSISKSKLKKGDLVFFITNRGKRVNHVGIYIGNDEFIHAPSKGKVVSKARLDSTYWTKAYKGARSYF
- a CDS encoding TerB family tellurite resistance protein; translation: MEIVLLLIAGVVVYFLYNTLQEYLKNPLHQNPQFNTSRIDNTPIDFKNPYQEMTQIDKVKSSEFGVLAAILGRVVWSDEKMCPLEEQLVDEMLTDMAQEAKNPKMSKEELKDILIEQKSSNITLEELCDEYVMLTKGEYKKRLKVVEFLFVIAYADGSLAESERDCIIDIAALFEISNEDFNTLFEQFEQEYAKEISMNKERAKEIFDIKDEDITKESLARKYNELIKSAKQNIFDNKNINKSFHNTSLIQIKEIDRAYTLLLESFADSSSSAEDSKERNKEKVTKKEDKADKGWDF
- a CDS encoding DUF5644 domain-containing protein codes for the protein MDKVHLEAFTFEAGVDYLPYYKKFVFRFNQNQTLKDILHFLKSEIEGYGCDTNALALRINGIAVFEDIDIIELIQQFGEQWQIEPLSTYYASKDLLFDRQMLWKRYESFFVWADFLSVEEREEFEKYLALNLITPMKNDIYLGDGFFLYLKWILSRHPDRIKAIREWILDTQSGILNFVSLADMVYPRANAIDEEIWEFMRDIVFSSESQQWKHLYTLKVQK
- the tpx gene encoding thiol peroxidase: MEVKFKGTPAQLSANTIKVGDNAPQVKLTAKDLSQVQIGGASGKYQIINVVPSLDTGVCATQTRRFNQEAATLQNANVYVVSMDLPFAQGRFCSTESIENLSTLSDFVTKDFGKAYGLLLQSSPLVGLLTRAVLIIDPQGKVIYTEICEEITQEPNYEKALAAIK
- a CDS encoding PhoH family protein, translated to MITKCYLLDTSIILDDTQNIIFLWQNAQNELFISDVVIEELDKKKDLQNETGFFAREFFRCINSESVENEKIAQNSSSNEVLMRIAKDNNDFIQTLLFKYENFAIPFTLIYRPKYKLLPQEHSYNDSKLIEIARDYKLVLLSNDISLKVRAQAQGVCAQSLFRDRVENPSDIDFWTSFEVHKDTPLEHLKDNTKFQNLTQWSLIQIDEMDNTDNSLYKTGKRIFGLKIGEAFEELNLDEILKNHQPYIMPINLEQKMFYALLTHAQNNLTIATGSTGSGKTLIALQAGITLVKNGVVDGIIYMRNTITANDKEAELGYRKGDENQKLGYFMYPLYGAINFTIDKLQESSLAKRIEYRGEVNGIQKQDATEYFLQKHKIEIVDIAHARGISIGNKFVIFDEVQNASNATIKLIGTRIGEGSKIVFLGDWAQIDHPYLSKFRNGALSLLTKALRDDFIAGIHLHQTIRSDVASWFGENF